The Deinococcus sonorensis KR-87 genome includes a window with the following:
- a CDS encoding lactonase family protein, which yields MTSASLLYVGSYATAEQPGISVFRHDPASGQLQLLHQQRGLLNPSYLALHPQGHTLYAASETVLDKDGQPGQVLALRLSPEGLPLHPLPAQASGGDSPCHLSVHPSGRMLYVANYVSGTVAALPLAEDGTPGPAEVLHQLQGQGPDPERQDGPHAHEVHLSPDGQWLLVPDLGSDRVVIFRLDPDGRPHLHGSAAMPEGTGPRHLAFAPDGQTCYLAGELGNSLTVFRFADGQLHQQQNVLLSDDAQPDWLPAEVHSTADGRHVLMSVRGPDTLAVFSVQPDGHLQLEGHVPCGTHWPRHFCFSPDGRQVLVAGERGDTVTRLDWNGSQLGQPQPLAQLGQPTHLLFG from the coding sequence ATGACTTCTGCGTCCCTGCTGTATGTGGGCAGCTACGCCACGGCGGAGCAGCCGGGCATTTCCGTCTTCCGTCACGACCCCGCCAGCGGGCAGCTGCAGCTGCTACACCAGCAGCGCGGTCTGCTCAACCCCTCGTACCTGGCGCTGCATCCACAGGGCCATACCCTCTATGCGGCGAGCGAGACGGTGCTGGACAAGGACGGCCAGCCGGGGCAGGTGCTGGCGCTGCGGCTGTCGCCGGAGGGCCTGCCGCTGCACCCGCTGCCGGCCCAGGCGAGCGGCGGCGATTCACCCTGCCACCTGAGCGTGCATCCGTCCGGGCGGATGCTGTACGTGGCCAACTACGTTTCCGGCACGGTGGCGGCGCTGCCGCTGGCCGAGGACGGCACCCCTGGCCCCGCCGAGGTGCTGCATCAGCTGCAGGGCCAGGGGCCGGACCCGGAGCGGCAGGACGGGCCGCACGCCCATGAAGTGCACCTGTCTCCGGACGGCCAGTGGCTGCTGGTGCCGGACCTGGGCAGCGACCGGGTGGTGATCTTCCGGCTGGACCCGGACGGCCGACCCCACCTGCACGGCAGCGCGGCCATGCCGGAAGGCACCGGCCCGCGCCACCTCGCGTTCGCGCCGGACGGACAGACCTGTTATCTGGCCGGAGAGCTGGGCAACTCGCTGACGGTGTTCCGGTTCGCGGACGGACAGCTGCACCAGCAGCAGAACGTGTTGCTCTCCGACGACGCGCAGCCGGACTGGCTGCCGGCAGAGGTCCACAGCACCGCCGACGGGCGACACGTGCTGATGTCGGTGCGCGGCCCGGACACGCTCGCGGTGTTCTCGGTGCAGCCGGACGGGCACCTGCAACTGGAGGGGCACGTGCCGTGCGGCACCCACTGGCCGCGCCACTTCTGCTTCTCGCCGGACGGGCGGCAGGTGCTGGTGGCCGGTGAGCGGGGCGACACCGTCACCCGCCTGGACTGGAACGGCAGCCAGCTGGGCCAGCCGCAGCCGCTCGCCCAGCTGGGCCAGCCCACCCACCTGCTGTTCGGTTAG
- a CDS encoding OsmC family protein, whose amino-acid sequence MKKTMHVTWLGEQRYVAQNETGQQVIIDNSELKLGVGPMEALLSALATCTAYDVVQVMNKRRTPLQTYRIEVEGERAEEHPRRYTTITVRHIASGKGVTEEQLSKAAHLSHEKYCSVAASLNSEIVVETVLEQAAEVAAG is encoded by the coding sequence ATGAAGAAGACCATGCATGTCACGTGGCTGGGCGAGCAGCGCTATGTGGCGCAGAACGAGACCGGGCAGCAGGTGATCATCGACAACAGCGAGCTGAAGCTGGGCGTGGGGCCGATGGAGGCGCTGCTCTCGGCGCTGGCCACCTGCACCGCCTACGACGTGGTGCAGGTGATGAACAAGCGCCGCACGCCGCTGCAGACCTACCGCATCGAGGTGGAGGGCGAGCGTGCCGAGGAGCATCCTCGCCGCTACACCACCATCACAGTGCGGCACATCGCGTCGGGCAAGGGCGTGACCGAGGAGCAGCTGAGCAAGGCGGCCCACCTCAGCCACGAGAAGTACTGCTCGGTGGCCGCCTCGCTCAACAGCGAGATCGTGGTGGAGACAGTGCTGGAGCAGGCCGCCGAGGTCGCCGCCGGCTAA
- a CDS encoding ATP-binding response regulator, which produces MMPDAPLRVLHLEDSELDHELVRAVLEEQLPEPELLRVEDEAGFRAALRDFQPQLILSDFSLPTYDGLSAFEEAHATAPNLPFVIVTGAMGEEVAVDTLRRGVTDYVLKQRLERLAPAVRRALAEAAERERRRQAEEEVRGLNLSLQARVEEVEQLNRIAEERRVQLEQSAKQLAESLTLQKTFLAETSHELRTPLTALLGYLRRLEREIGVSQTLSDAQRVAQNMTRLVNDLLQLTRGELVQNIEPHFVDLGELLRAVGRDYSIRVRTPALEVVADPGRLNQVFVNLVSNALRVCNDPALVWIDAHQDDHHVYVDVVDHGPGIPDDIKPRIFDKFFRGKEAGSAGLGLTIAQQVVQAHQGSIVVLDTPGGGATFRVRLPIIDEDDEAQDDMLLETSLLDLD; this is translated from the coding sequence ATGATGCCCGACGCGCCGCTGCGGGTGCTGCACCTGGAAGACAGCGAGCTGGACCATGAGCTGGTGCGGGCCGTGCTGGAAGAGCAGCTGCCGGAGCCGGAACTGCTGCGTGTGGAGGACGAGGCCGGCTTCCGGGCCGCCCTGCGCGACTTTCAGCCGCAGCTGATCCTGTCGGACTTCTCGCTGCCCACCTACGACGGTCTGAGCGCCTTCGAGGAGGCGCACGCCACCGCCCCGAACCTGCCGTTCGTGATCGTGACCGGCGCGATGGGTGAGGAGGTGGCGGTGGACACGCTGCGGCGCGGCGTGACCGACTACGTGCTCAAACAGCGGCTGGAGCGGCTGGCCCCGGCCGTTCGGCGGGCGCTGGCCGAGGCCGCCGAACGCGAGCGGCGCCGGCAGGCCGAGGAGGAGGTGCGCGGCCTGAACCTCAGCCTGCAGGCGCGGGTGGAGGAGGTGGAGCAGCTCAACCGCATTGCGGAGGAGCGGCGGGTGCAGCTGGAACAGAGTGCCAAACAGCTGGCCGAGTCCCTGACGCTGCAGAAGACCTTCCTGGCGGAAACCAGCCACGAGCTGCGCACGCCGCTCACGGCGCTGCTCGGCTACCTGCGGCGGCTGGAGCGCGAGATCGGGGTCAGCCAGACGCTCAGCGACGCGCAGCGGGTGGCCCAGAACATGACCCGCCTGGTCAACGACCTGCTGCAGCTGACGCGCGGCGAGCTGGTGCAGAACATCGAGCCGCACTTCGTGGACCTGGGCGAGCTGCTGCGCGCGGTGGGCCGCGATTACAGCATCCGGGTCCGCACGCCCGCGCTGGAGGTGGTGGCGGATCCGGGGCGGCTCAACCAGGTGTTCGTCAACCTAGTGAGCAACGCGCTGCGGGTCTGCAACGATCCGGCACTGGTCTGGATTGACGCGCATCAGGACGACCATCACGTGTATGTGGACGTGGTGGACCATGGGCCGGGCATCCCGGACGACATCAAGCCGCGCATCTTCGACAAGTTCTTCCGCGGCAAGGAGGCTGGCTCGGCCGGGCTGGGCCTCACCATCGCCCAGCAGGTGGTGCAGGCGCACCAGGGCAGCATCGTGGTGCTGGACACGCCGGGCGGCGGCGCCACCTTCCGGGTGCGGCTGCCGATCATCGACGAGGATGACGAGGCGCAGGACGACATGCTGCTGGAAACCTCGCTGCTGGATCTGGACTAG
- a CDS encoding CHASE domain-containing protein, whose translation MNTPPGQPPRRGARLLHLLLLPAAPVYVLTLVLLLTAVLAAVVARLVHEQQQTRFEREVVAYERELNQRLASISDALNATRSMWQASGPVSRPTFEAFVAGLNLPQRYPGLSSVGYAPLVPAEQKDAFVRRQQASDPAHPLQLHPASIQPYVVPVVYITPSVNAATRGYDMYSEPVRRAALEQARITRQLRASGRVTLMNMAAGEQDRRGLLLYLPIVDRGTVSGYIYAPLQLTHLLPTIIGRGGTTPLSLHVQANGQNLYGEPLPNAPFRLTDQLTFAGQVWDLTLSAPAGFGRDEAANTPWLVLLAGFTVALLAAMANQSQVRARQQAEEVNGRLVASRAELERSRAEFEAVFRSMQDTAVFADPSGQVLFANDALERSFGLRPHEIRGAPLAGLHGDDALLAQLDRQPGPHTVTTLFRRRGGQTFYGEMQRNPVLSERGDLLGQLEVIRDISERRRSAQALRDSEQRYRGVLESMPQIVWLTDAQGVITLLNQRWADYVGGEGSGEQRTRSLAPYVHPADRERFQDTWRTAVQSETPFELEHRLRSASGDYRTFVSRGLPVRGTQGRVLEWVGTSTDIDDQVYSEMASRLLADLGQALSVRLTDEADLRRVLTLLTSTYADAAALWLAENMHEPVVQVRDAQLLERVPALSRIGPFVQQQLGTGTVQRFRREQMEPLGLLSGLLLPLTLQGGDSLGVLALGFQHAERARDLEVGQELASRLVTALENRRLYASAEQARASVQELNATLEERVRQRTDELSSRSAELGAANRELEAFSYSVSHDLRTPLRHITGFADLLRKESEQPGGAGLSAKAQRYLNIINESAARMNVLIDDLLEFSRTSRAEMRQVPVELDSVVAMVVRELAPDQQDRKVEWHIGPLPTVMGDPALIRQVYSNLLSNALKYTRPRERAVIEVGAHTESGETIVSIRDNGVGFDPQYVDKLFGVFQRLHRADEFEGTGIGLANVRRIVARHGGRVWAESDLPDGPGARFSVVLPLAQVMA comes from the coding sequence GTGAACACCCCGCCGGGCCAGCCACCCCGCCGGGGCGCGCGGCTGCTGCACCTGCTGCTGCTGCCGGCGGCGCCTGTGTATGTGCTGACCCTGGTGCTGCTGCTGACCGCGGTGCTGGCGGCGGTGGTGGCCCGGCTGGTCCATGAGCAGCAGCAGACGCGCTTCGAGCGCGAGGTGGTCGCCTACGAGCGCGAGCTGAACCAGCGGCTGGCCAGCATCTCCGACGCCCTGAACGCCACCCGTTCCATGTGGCAGGCCAGCGGCCCGGTGAGCCGGCCGACCTTCGAGGCTTTCGTGGCGGGCCTGAACCTGCCGCAGCGCTACCCGGGCCTGTCCAGCGTGGGTTACGCGCCGCTGGTGCCGGCTGAGCAAAAGGACGCCTTTGTGCGCCGGCAGCAGGCCAGTGATCCGGCGCATCCGCTTCAGCTGCATCCGGCCAGCATCCAACCGTATGTGGTGCCGGTGGTGTACATCACCCCGTCGGTCAACGCTGCGACCCGTGGCTACGACATGTACAGCGAACCGGTGCGCCGCGCCGCTCTGGAGCAGGCGCGCATCACCCGGCAGCTGCGCGCCTCGGGCCGGGTGACCCTGATGAACATGGCGGCGGGCGAACAGGACCGGCGCGGGCTGCTGCTGTACCTGCCGATCGTGGACCGGGGAACGGTGAGCGGCTACATTTATGCGCCGCTGCAGCTGACCCATCTGCTGCCCACCATCATCGGTCGGGGGGGCACCACCCCGCTCTCGCTGCATGTGCAGGCGAACGGGCAGAACCTGTACGGTGAGCCGCTGCCCAACGCGCCCTTTCGGCTGACTGATCAGCTGACCTTTGCCGGTCAGGTCTGGGACTTGACGCTCTCTGCCCCTGCGGGCTTCGGACGCGACGAGGCCGCCAACACTCCCTGGCTGGTGCTGCTGGCCGGATTTACGGTGGCGCTGCTGGCCGCGATGGCCAACCAGTCTCAGGTGCGGGCGCGGCAGCAGGCCGAGGAGGTGAATGGCCGGCTGGTGGCCTCGCGCGCCGAGCTGGAACGCTCCCGGGCCGAGTTCGAGGCGGTGTTCCGCTCGATGCAGGACACAGCGGTGTTCGCGGACCCCTCCGGGCAGGTGCTGTTTGCCAACGACGCGCTGGAGCGCTCCTTCGGGCTGCGGCCCCACGAGATCCGGGGCGCCCCGCTGGCCGGACTGCACGGCGACGACGCGCTGTTGGCGCAGCTGGACCGCCAGCCGGGACCACACACGGTGACCACCCTGTTCCGGCGCCGGGGCGGACAGACTTTCTACGGCGAGATGCAGCGCAACCCGGTGCTGAGCGAGCGGGGCGACCTGCTGGGCCAGCTGGAGGTGATCCGCGACATCAGCGAGCGGCGGCGCTCGGCCCAGGCGCTGCGCGACAGCGAGCAGCGCTACCGGGGCGTGCTGGAGAGCATGCCGCAGATCGTGTGGCTCACCGATGCCCAGGGCGTGATCACCCTGCTCAACCAGCGCTGGGCCGACTATGTGGGCGGCGAAGGCAGCGGGGAGCAGCGGACGCGCAGTCTGGCCCCTTACGTGCATCCGGCCGACCGCGAGCGGTTTCAGGACACCTGGCGGACCGCCGTCCAGAGCGAGACCCCTTTCGAGCTGGAGCACCGGCTGCGCTCCGCGTCCGGCGACTACCGCACCTTCGTGTCGCGCGGCCTGCCGGTGCGCGGTACCCAGGGACGGGTACTGGAGTGGGTGGGCACCAGCACGGACATCGATGATCAGGTGTACAGCGAGATGGCCAGCCGCCTGCTGGCGGACCTGGGTCAGGCGCTGAGCGTGCGCCTCACCGACGAGGCCGACCTGCGCCGGGTGCTGACGCTGCTGACCAGCACCTACGCGGACGCCGCCGCGCTGTGGCTGGCCGAGAACATGCACGAGCCGGTGGTCCAGGTGCGCGACGCTCAGCTGCTGGAGCGGGTGCCCGCTCTGTCACGCATCGGTCCGTTCGTGCAGCAGCAGCTGGGCACCGGCACGGTGCAGCGCTTCCGCCGCGAGCAGATGGAGCCGCTGGGCCTGCTCAGCGGGCTGCTGCTGCCGCTGACACTGCAGGGCGGCGACTCGCTGGGGGTGCTGGCGCTGGGCTTCCAGCACGCCGAGCGCGCCCGCGACCTGGAGGTGGGGCAGGAACTGGCCAGCCGGCTGGTGACGGCGCTGGAGAACCGGCGGCTGTACGCCAGCGCCGAGCAGGCCCGGGCAAGCGTGCAGGAGCTGAACGCCACGCTGGAGGAACGGGTGCGGCAGCGCACCGACGAGCTGTCCAGCCGCAGCGCGGAGCTGGGCGCGGCCAACCGCGAACTGGAAGCCTTCAGCTACAGCGTGTCGCACGACCTGCGCACCCCGCTGCGCCACATCACCGGCTTTGCCGACCTGCTGCGCAAGGAAAGCGAGCAGCCGGGCGGGGCCGGGCTGAGCGCCAAGGCCCAGCGCTACCTGAACATCATCAACGAGTCGGCGGCGCGCATGAACGTCCTGATCGACGATCTGCTGGAGTTCTCCCGCACGTCCCGCGCCGAGATGCGGCAGGTGCCGGTGGAGCTGGACAGCGTGGTGGCGATGGTGGTGCGTGAGCTGGCCCCCGATCAGCAGGACCGGAAGGTGGAGTGGCACATCGGGCCGCTGCCAACCGTAATGGGGGACCCGGCGCTGATCCGGCAGGTATACAGTAATCTGCTGTCCAATGCCCTCAAATACACCCGCCCACGCGAACGGGCCGTCATCGAGGTCGGGGCACACACTGAATCCGGAGAGACAATCGTGAGCATTCGTGACAATGGGGTCGGTTTTGATCCGCAGTACGTGGACAAGCTGTTCGGGGTGTTCCAGCGGCTGCACCGTGCCGACGAGTTTGAGGGCACCGGCATCGGGCTGGCCAATGTGCGGCGCATCGTCGCGCGCCACGGCGGGCGGGTCTGGGCCGAGTCGGACCTCCCGGACGGTCCGGGCGCGCGTTTCTCGGTAGTGCTGCCACTGGCGCAGGTGATGGCATGA
- the aroE gene encoding shikimate dehydrogenase, giving the protein MHNAAFRSVQMNGVYEARRVTPAELAGAVAGLRADDVLGANLSLPHKEAVLPLLDDLSPAARTIGAVNTIINRHGRLTGDNTDAPGLIEALREAGGGVPGASAVVLGAGGAARAAVYALRGQERRVYIVNRTFQKAQELAADWQTPSAEFQVIAARREAVPWADIGLIVNASSAGLDAPEQTPLPDLPRLAPGALVYDMVYKPARTRLMRDAEAAGFHAVNGLGMLAHQARLAFELWTGQAVPVQVFLDALEVPGA; this is encoded by the coding sequence ATGCACAATGCTGCCTTCCGGAGCGTGCAGATGAACGGCGTCTATGAGGCGCGCCGGGTGACGCCTGCCGAGCTGGCCGGAGCGGTGGCCGGGCTGCGCGCCGACGACGTGCTGGGCGCCAACCTGAGCCTGCCGCACAAGGAAGCGGTGCTGCCGCTGCTGGACGACCTGAGCCCGGCGGCCCGGACCATCGGGGCCGTGAACACCATCATCAACAGGCATGGGCGCCTCACCGGGGACAACACCGACGCTCCGGGCCTGATCGAGGCGCTGCGGGAAGCGGGGGGCGGCGTGCCGGGCGCGTCAGCGGTCGTGCTGGGGGCTGGTGGGGCAGCCCGCGCGGCAGTGTATGCGCTGCGGGGCCAGGAACGCCGGGTGTACATCGTGAACCGGACGTTTCAGAAGGCTCAGGAACTCGCCGCCGACTGGCAGACGCCCAGCGCCGAATTCCAGGTCATTGCCGCCCGCCGCGAGGCTGTGCCCTGGGCCGACATCGGCCTGATCGTCAACGCGAGCAGCGCGGGGCTGGATGCCCCGGAGCAGACGCCGCTGCCGGACCTGCCCCGGCTGGCGCCCGGCGCGCTGGTCTACGACATGGTGTATAAGCCCGCCCGGACCCGGCTGATGCGTGACGCCGAGGCGGCCGGATTCCATGCCGTCAACGGCCTCGGAATGCTGGCCCATCAGGCGCGGCTCGCCTTTGAGCTGTGGACCGGACAGGCGGTGCCAGTGCAGGTCTTTCTGGACGCGCTGGAGGTGCCGGGAGCGTGA
- a CDS encoding PhoH family protein — protein MALRSPEEAKALFGAGDENFRRLRELAPARLTARGEMISIQGEAAQVAASERLVQDALDLVRGGTELTPDAIARVSRLSSEGRSLAAETQGSPVLPRGMKPKTPGQKLYLDLIERCDITFGVGPAGTGKTYLAVAMAVNALKNKRVKRIILTRPAVEAGEKLGFLPGDLQAKIDPYLRPLYDALYDMMDQEKFESYLTSGVIEVAPLAFMRGRTLNDAFVILDEAQNTTGEQMKMFLTRMGFSSKVVVTGDVTQIDLPRHVTSGLAMAKRVLSRIEGIGFHEFTDVDVVRHPLVGRIIKAYEAAEEAEQDRRAARRGDLSIPEDEGDRKTTS, from the coding sequence ATCGCGCTCCGCTCGCCGGAAGAGGCCAAGGCACTGTTTGGCGCTGGAGACGAGAACTTCCGCCGGCTGCGCGAACTGGCGCCTGCCCGGCTCACCGCGCGCGGCGAGATGATCAGCATTCAGGGCGAGGCGGCGCAGGTGGCCGCGTCCGAGCGGCTGGTGCAGGACGCGCTGGATCTGGTGCGCGGCGGCACCGAGCTGACCCCCGACGCCATCGCGCGCGTGTCGCGGCTGAGCAGCGAGGGCCGGTCGCTGGCGGCCGAGACCCAGGGCAGCCCGGTGCTGCCGCGCGGCATGAAACCCAAAACCCCGGGCCAGAAGCTGTACCTGGACCTGATTGAACGCTGCGACATCACCTTCGGGGTGGGTCCGGCCGGCACCGGCAAAACCTACCTGGCGGTGGCGATGGCCGTCAACGCCCTGAAGAACAAGCGGGTCAAACGCATCATCCTGACCCGGCCGGCGGTCGAGGCCGGCGAGAAGCTGGGGTTCCTGCCCGGCGACCTGCAGGCCAAGATCGACCCCTACCTGCGCCCGCTCTACGACGCGCTGTACGACATGATGGACCAGGAGAAGTTCGAGTCGTACCTGACCAGCGGCGTCATTGAGGTGGCCCCGCTCGCGTTCATGCGCGGCCGGACCCTCAACGACGCCTTCGTGATTCTGGACGAGGCGCAGAACACCACCGGCGAGCAGATGAAGATGTTCCTGACCCGCATGGGCTTTTCCAGCAAGGTGGTCGTGACCGGCGACGTCACCCAGATCGACCTGCCGCGCCACGTGACCAGCGGTCTGGCGATGGCCAAGCGGGTCCTGAGCCGCATCGAGGGCATCGGGTTCCACGAGTTCACCGACGTGGACGTGGTGCGTCACCCGCTGGTCGGCCGCATCATCAAGGCCTACGAGGCGGCCGAGGAAGCCGAGCAGGACCGCCGCGCGGCCCGGCGCGGCGACCTGAGCATCCCCGAGGACGAGGGCGACCGCAAGACCACCAGCTGA
- a CDS encoding DinB family protein has protein sequence MTSPATTDPLRRQLRALLTRPQAHLTLEGVAQGYPLDRINTTLPGLPYTAWALLEHLRFTQRDILNFVREGAAYRAPEWPREYWPAQQPGDRSSWQASLQQVQADLEALLALMDDPGRDLHAPVEGGDGQTLLCELLLVADHTSYHLGQLELLKRLLTETKRQQA, from the coding sequence ATGACCAGTCCCGCTACCACCGATCCGCTGCGCCGCCAGCTGCGGGCGCTGCTGACCCGGCCCCAGGCCCACCTGACGCTGGAGGGTGTGGCGCAGGGCTATCCGCTCGACCGCATCAACACCACGCTGCCGGGGCTGCCCTACACCGCCTGGGCGCTGCTGGAGCACCTGCGCTTCACCCAGCGCGACATCCTGAACTTCGTGCGGGAGGGGGCGGCGTACCGGGCACCGGAGTGGCCGCGCGAGTACTGGCCGGCCCAGCAGCCGGGCGACCGGTCCAGCTGGCAGGCGAGCCTGCAGCAGGTACAGGCTGATCTGGAGGCGCTGCTGGCCCTGATGGACGATCCGGGCCGCGACCTGCACGCCCCGGTGGAGGGCGGTGACGGGCAGACGCTGCTGTGCGAACTGTTGCTGGTGGCTGACCATACCAGCTACCACCTGGGTCAGCTGGAGCTGCTCAAGCGGCTGCTGACCGAGACGAAGCGCCAGCAGGCATAA
- the gluQRS gene encoding tRNA glutamyl-Q(34) synthetase GluQRS, whose translation MLFPAPVVGRFAPSPTGPMHLGNLRTALLAWLHSRALGGRHLLRFEDLDTGRVRPGAEQTARDDLRWLGLDWDREVRQSARLALYRDALERLPTYRCTCTRREILESAGAPHGPELVYPGTCRNGCLPGRPGALRWRVPDETVCVRDHWTAETLCQHLPTEVGDVVLQRNDGVYAYHLAVVVDDAEMGVTDVLRGADLWTATPRQVALQRALGCPEPRYWHVPLMTDFQGERLAKRGGAPSVQQLRAGGAAPAAVRTTLIRSLGWETDETADLDALLRLYRLKVLEPAALQT comes from the coding sequence ATGCTGTTCCCTGCGCCGGTCGTGGGCCGCTTCGCGCCCAGCCCCACCGGACCGATGCACCTGGGCAACCTTCGAACGGCGCTGCTGGCGTGGCTGCACAGCCGGGCGCTGGGCGGCCGCCACCTTTTGCGCTTCGAGGATCTGGACACCGGCCGGGTGCGGCCGGGCGCCGAGCAGACTGCCCGCGACGACCTGAGGTGGCTGGGCCTGGACTGGGACCGGGAGGTCCGGCAGTCGGCGCGGCTGGCGCTGTACCGGGACGCGCTGGAGCGGCTGCCCACCTACCGCTGTACCTGCACCCGCCGCGAGATTCTGGAGTCGGCGGGCGCCCCGCACGGGCCGGAGCTGGTCTACCCCGGCACCTGCCGGAACGGGTGTCTTCCGGGCCGCCCCGGCGCGCTGCGGTGGCGGGTGCCGGACGAGACCGTGTGTGTGCGCGACCACTGGACTGCGGAGACACTCTGCCAGCACCTGCCGACCGAGGTGGGCGACGTGGTGCTGCAGCGCAACGACGGGGTGTACGCCTACCACCTCGCGGTGGTGGTGGACGACGCCGAGATGGGCGTGACCGACGTGCTGCGTGGCGCGGACCTGTGGACCGCCACGCCCCGGCAGGTGGCGCTGCAGCGGGCGCTGGGCTGCCCGGAGCCGCGTTACTGGCATGTGCCGCTGATGACCGACTTCCAGGGCGAGCGGCTGGCCAAACGCGGCGGCGCGCCCAGCGTGCAGCAACTGCGAGCAGGTGGCGCCGCACCCGCAGCGGTCCGCACCACCCTGATCCGGTCGCTGGGCTGGGAGACTGATGAAACCGCCGATCTGGACGCGCTCCTCCGGCTGTACCGACTGAAGGTGCTGGAACCCGCCGCGCTCCAAACTTAG
- the trpB gene encoding tryptophan synthase subunit beta gives MQLPSYPLPDARGRYGRFGGRYVPETLIPALDELEAAYAEARQDPAFLAEYETLLREYVGRPSGLYLAQNLTRLAGGATIYLKREDLNHTGAHKINNCIGQALLAKRMGKRRIIAETGAGQHGVATATACALMGLDCIVYMGAEDIRRQNLNVFRMKLLGAEVREVTSGTSTLKDATNEAIRDWVTNVRDTFYIIGSVVGPHPYPAMVRDFQSVIGEEVKVQLQALEGRTVPDAVVACVGGGSNAIGIFAPFAYLPAEERPRLVGTEAAGEGVDSGRHAASVAGGRIGVLHGAMMYLLNDSEGQIEHAHSISAGLDYPGIGPEHCYYSTEGVAEYVPVSDAEALAALQLLAREEGIIPALESAHAIHAAMQLAAELGAGKTIVVNLSGRGDKDVAEVARLLQAVEAEGQTAVSA, from the coding sequence ATGCAACTTCCATCTTACCCGCTGCCGGATGCGCGGGGCCGCTACGGCCGTTTCGGGGGCCGGTACGTGCCCGAGACACTGATCCCAGCGCTCGACGAACTGGAGGCCGCCTACGCCGAGGCCCGGCAGGACCCGGCCTTCCTGGCCGAGTACGAAACCCTGCTGCGCGAATACGTGGGCCGCCCCAGCGGCCTGTATCTGGCCCAGAACCTGACCCGGCTGGCTGGCGGCGCCACCATCTACCTGAAGCGCGAGGACCTGAACCACACCGGCGCCCACAAGATCAACAACTGCATCGGGCAGGCGCTGCTCGCAAAGCGCATGGGCAAGCGGCGCATCATCGCCGAGACGGGCGCGGGGCAGCACGGGGTGGCCACCGCCACCGCCTGCGCCCTGATGGGCCTGGACTGCATCGTGTACATGGGCGCCGAGGACATCCGCCGCCAGAACCTCAACGTGTTCCGCATGAAACTGCTGGGCGCCGAGGTGCGCGAGGTCACCAGCGGCACCAGCACCCTCAAGGACGCCACCAACGAGGCCATCCGCGACTGGGTGACCAACGTGCGCGACACCTTCTACATCATCGGCTCGGTGGTGGGGCCGCACCCCTACCCCGCGATGGTCCGCGACTTCCAGAGCGTGATCGGGGAGGAAGTGAAGGTGCAGCTTCAGGCGCTGGAGGGCCGCACCGTGCCGGACGCGGTGGTGGCGTGCGTGGGCGGCGGCAGCAACGCCATCGGCATCTTCGCGCCGTTCGCGTATCTGCCTGCTGAAGAGCGTCCCCGGCTGGTGGGCACCGAGGCGGCCGGCGAGGGCGTGGACAGCGGGCGGCACGCGGCCAGCGTGGCGGGCGGGCGCATCGGGGTGCTGCACGGCGCCATGATGTACCTGCTCAACGACTCGGAAGGCCAGATCGAGCACGCGCACAGCATCAGCGCGGGCCTGGACTACCCGGGCATCGGGCCGGAGCACTGCTACTACAGCACCGAGGGCGTGGCGGAGTACGTGCCGGTCAGCGACGCCGAGGCGCTGGCCGCCTTGCAACTGCTGGCGCGCGAGGAGGGCATCATTCCGGCACTGGAGTCGGCGCACGCGATCCACGCGGCGATGCAACTGGCCGCCGAACTGGGGGCCGGGAAGACCATCGTGGTGAACCTCTCCGGGCGCGGTGACAAGGACGTGGCCGAGGTGGCCCGGCTGCTGCAGGCCGTGGAGGCCGAGGGGCAGACGGCGGTGAGCGCATGA